A portion of the Leptidea sinapis chromosome 13, ilLepSina1.1, whole genome shotgun sequence genome contains these proteins:
- the LOC126967666 gene encoding dual specificity protein phosphatase 23-like — MSSQRPGPNVKLAKIFYKYAENVEEKRTKTKNHEESEASQEKELCDSKSYPPYNFSWFVEGKIAGMGWPQTVENLNYLADVGITKLITLSPEKLPPILECEKSLKWTEIRIKEFGAPTLKQIIKFIEICKKAEMMGEVVGVHCRHGRGRTGTMLACYLVYFQNLAPERAVLTTRLRRPGSCETYEQEKIVCYYHDCLRGTISKPDYRLVDDKLYFDCSMKQMFDEDKEESVDKEDVEEVTKSLKERFEEAIEKTRPKTKAMVINHKIYF; from the exons ATGTCGTCACAAAGACCAGGGCCAAATGTGAAATTGGCAAAGATATTCTATAAATACGCGGAAAATGTAGAAGAAAAAAGGACTAAAACTAAAAATCATGAGGAAAGTGAAGCAAGTCAAGAGAAGGAATTATGTGATAGCAAATCTTATCCTCCATATAACTTTTCATGGTTCGTTGAAGGAAAAATTGCGGGAATGGGATGGCCACAAACCGTGGAAAATCTAAATTATTTGGCCGATGTAGGAATAACTAAGCTTATTACGCTATCTCCTGAGAAACTCCCACCGATTTTAGAATGTGAAAAATCATTGAAATGGACTGAAATACGCATCAAAGAATTTGGTGCGCCAACCTTGAAGCAGATTATAAAGTTTATCGAAATCTGCAAGAAGGCGGAAATGATGGGAGAG gtCGTGGGAGTACATTGCCGGCACGGGCGGGGTCGGACCGGAACGATGCTGGCCTGCTACCTGGTGTACTTCCAGAACCTGGCGCCGGAGCGAGCTGTCCTCACCACGAGGCTGAGACGGCCAG GATCATGTGAGACATACGAACAAGAAAAGATTGTCTGCTACTACCATGACTGCCTTCGCGGTACCATCAGCAAACCCGATTACCGGCTAGTTGACGATAAACTCTACTTTGACTGTTCAATGAAACAAATGTTTGACGAAGACAAAGAAGAAAGTGTCGATAAAGAGGATGTTGAAGAAGTAACTAAGTCTTTGAAAGAACGGTTTGAAGAGGCCATAGAGAAGACAAGACCAAAGACGAAAGCTATGGTTATCaaccataaaatatatttttaa
- the LOC126967671 gene encoding 26S proteasome non-ATPase regulatory subunit 9: MVGLNMNGPARDRVLKLMEERDRIEAAIRDETSVLESNNVGMHDPLLDRDGYPRNDIDVYKVRHARHQIICLQNDHKEIMKQIERGLGEVHSQYLSTNGEGPSAPRSTTTHTNGYGPVVGNGDIINERSFAVIGSVHDGSPADLAGLCTNDEVIQFGSVNHSNFTDVTQIHQIVSHSVGQRILVRVRRDQSVLGVTVVPRPWTQPGLLGCQIRRL; the protein is encoded by the exons ATGGTTGGATTAAACATGAACGGACCAGCACGAGATCGAGTCCTGAAATTAATGGAAGAGAGAGATCGCATCGAAGCAGCAATAAGAGATGAAACAAGTGTTCTAGAAAGTAATAATGTGGGAATGCACGATCCTCTCTTAGATCGAGATGGATATCCACGAAATGACATCGATGTTTACAAAGTCCGGCATGCAAGACATCAAATTATAT GTCTACAGAATGACCACAAGGAGATAATGAAACAAATTGAGCGTGGTCTTGGTGAAGTTCATTCACAATACCTGAGTACAAATGGAGAAGGTCCTTCTGCACCACGCTCTACCACAACACATACAAATGGATATGGACCAGTTGTTGGTAATGGAGATATAATAAATGAGAGAAGTTTTGCAGTTATTGGGTCTGTGCATGATGGATCTCCGGCTGATTTGGCT GGACTCTGTACCAATGACGAGGTTATTCAGTTTGGTTCAGTAAACCACAGCAACTTCACAGATGTTACACAAATTCATCAGATTGTGTCACATTCTGTGGGACAGAGGATTCTGGTTCGAGTTCGGCGGGATCAGTCAGTGCTGGGTGTTACCGTGGTGCCCCGTCCGTGGACACAGCCTGGGTTACTGGGTTGCCAGATAAGAAGATTATAA